One region of Mycolicibacterium insubricum genomic DNA includes:
- a CDS encoding helix-turn-helix domain-containing protein — protein sequence MSRHDAATRPETAAWSTRAVDADAAVDYWRAARRKAYVDVSPTPYSRDFVGEIDYASYGGFDLSVKRASGEKVTRSRVLISRGSDPEYLYVLFQRRGTGIVTQAGRSAEIRSGQVVIYDSRQPFTLDYREPYEQVVVHLPAERAFADAGLRPSTDLFAVPIDVDGALSAVSAFFQSLADTQASDPVGTGFLAPHAAGLASSLLAYAARIRGPQDLPILLQRERVLAYLRQHLSDADLDVDRIAVGCHISRRTLHRLFEGTGHTVMSHLRTLRVDAAQRMLANQADLSVESIAREVGFVSDAHFYRSFRSVTGVTPGEYRQLARQGVTDLRTRTDRSE from the coding sequence GTGTCCCGACACGACGCCGCCACGAGGCCCGAGACAGCTGCGTGGTCCACGAGAGCCGTTGATGCGGACGCCGCCGTCGACTATTGGCGCGCCGCGCGGCGGAAAGCTTACGTCGACGTCTCACCGACTCCCTACTCTCGCGATTTCGTCGGCGAGATCGACTACGCGAGCTATGGGGGCTTCGACCTGTCGGTCAAACGGGCGAGCGGAGAGAAGGTGACTCGGTCCCGCGTGTTGATTTCCCGCGGGAGCGATCCGGAGTACCTGTATGTGCTGTTCCAGCGCCGCGGTACAGGGATCGTCACGCAAGCCGGACGCAGCGCGGAGATCCGGTCGGGCCAGGTGGTGATCTACGACAGCAGGCAACCGTTCACGCTGGACTATCGGGAACCGTACGAGCAGGTCGTAGTGCATCTACCCGCCGAGCGCGCATTCGCCGACGCGGGATTGCGGCCCAGCACCGATCTGTTCGCGGTGCCCATCGATGTCGACGGCGCGCTGTCGGCGGTGTCGGCGTTCTTTCAGAGCCTTGCCGACACACAGGCCTCGGACCCCGTGGGTACCGGCTTTCTCGCACCGCACGCCGCTGGCCTGGCGAGTTCCCTGTTGGCGTACGCGGCAAGAATCCGAGGTCCGCAGGACCTGCCGATCCTGCTGCAGCGCGAACGAGTACTGGCCTACCTCCGGCAGCATCTCAGCGACGCGGATCTCGACGTAGACCGCATCGCCGTCGGCTGCCACATATCCCGCCGCACACTGCATCGACTGTTCGAGGGGACCGGGCACACCGTGATGTCGCATTTGCGCACGCTACGGGTCGACGCGGCCCAACGGATGTTGGCGAACCAGGCTGACCTCTCGGTCGAATCGATCGCCAGGGAGGTGGGGTTCGTCAGCGACGCCCACTTCTACCGCTCGTTCCGGTCGGTTACCGGTGTGACGCCGGGCGAGTACCGGCAACTGGCACGCCAGGGCGTCACGGACCTTCGGACACGGACAGACCGGTCTGAATAA
- a CDS encoding MarR family winged helix-turn-helix transcriptional regulator — protein MNGAVSGRLTGDIPGLDRAEQRTWEQFLDASQLLYAVLSRELVEAHQLPLGDLRLLIMLGRSPTGALRMGELADSLLVLPSRVTRQVRRLETHGLVARIPSAEDGRAVLAGITDRGREALAGAMVTYGQSIRGYFLRELSRPQRVALGESCRRIANGLRAPRPAGQIP, from the coding sequence ATGAATGGTGCCGTTTCCGGACGTTTGACGGGGGATATCCCCGGCTTGGACCGGGCCGAGCAGCGTACCTGGGAGCAGTTTCTGGACGCGTCGCAGCTGTTGTACGCCGTACTGAGCCGGGAACTGGTCGAGGCGCATCAGCTGCCGCTGGGTGATCTGCGGTTGCTGATCATGCTGGGTCGCTCGCCGACCGGAGCCCTGCGCATGGGTGAACTCGCCGACTCGCTGCTGGTGCTGCCGAGCCGGGTCACCCGGCAGGTGCGCCGGCTGGAGACCCACGGGCTGGTGGCGCGGATCCCCAGCGCCGAGGACGGCCGGGCGGTGCTGGCCGGGATCACCGACCGGGGCCGGGAGGCGCTCGCCGGGGCCATGGTCACCTACGGGCAGTCGATCCGGGGCTATTTCCTGCGCGAGCTGTCGCGGCCCCAGCGGGTGGCACTCGGCGAGAGCTGCCGCCGGATCGCCAACGGGCTACGCGCCCCGCGGCCGGCCGGACAGATCCCCTGA
- a CDS encoding NAD(P)H-quinone oxidoreductase, translating into MHAIVIGPQGELLWDEVPDVTPAATEVLVRVTAAGVNRADLLQAAGLYPPPPGASNTLGLEVSGTVVALGSAVSGWSLGDPVCALLAGGGYAEYVTVPAGQLAPIPDGVPLVDAAGLPEVAATVWSNLVMTAGLHAGQLVLLHGGASGVGSHAIQVAKALDAVVAVTAGSPEKLATCAELGADITINYREDDFVAVLAERGGADLILDIMGAAYLDRNIDALAVDGQLIVIGMQGGVKGELNLGKLITKRARVIGTSLRGRSADAKAAVMASVVEHVWPMVADGRVRTVIGERLPITEAGTAHAQLASGAVTGKIVLTV; encoded by the coding sequence ATGCACGCCATCGTGATCGGCCCGCAGGGAGAACTGCTCTGGGACGAGGTGCCCGACGTCACTCCCGCGGCCACGGAGGTGCTGGTCCGGGTGACCGCGGCCGGCGTCAATCGCGCGGATCTGCTCCAGGCCGCCGGGCTCTACCCACCACCGCCGGGAGCGAGCAACACCCTCGGCCTGGAAGTGTCCGGCACCGTCGTCGCGCTGGGTTCCGCGGTGTCCGGCTGGTCGCTGGGCGACCCGGTCTGCGCGCTGCTGGCCGGCGGCGGCTACGCCGAGTACGTGACGGTCCCGGCCGGCCAGCTCGCGCCGATCCCCGACGGCGTGCCCCTGGTCGACGCCGCCGGGTTGCCCGAGGTCGCCGCCACCGTGTGGTCGAATCTGGTGATGACCGCGGGGCTGCACGCCGGTCAGCTGGTCCTGCTGCACGGCGGCGCCAGCGGGGTGGGCAGCCACGCGATCCAGGTCGCCAAGGCGCTCGACGCCGTCGTCGCGGTGACCGCCGGTTCCCCGGAGAAGCTGGCCACCTGCGCCGAGCTCGGAGCCGACATCACCATCAACTACCGCGAGGACGATTTCGTCGCGGTGCTGGCCGAGCGCGGCGGGGCCGATCTGATCCTCGACATCATGGGCGCGGCCTACCTGGACCGCAATATCGACGCCCTGGCCGTCGACGGCCAGCTGATCGTGATCGGCATGCAGGGCGGGGTGAAGGGTGAGCTGAACCTGGGCAAGCTGATCACCAAACGGGCCCGGGTCATCGGCACCAGCCTGCGCGGACGGTCGGCCGACGCCAAGGCCGCCGTCATGGCGTCCGTCGTCGAGCACGTGTGGCCGATGGTCGCCGACGGGCGGGTGCGGACCGTCATCGGCGAGCGGCTGCCGATCACCGAGGCCGGTACCGCGCACGCGCAGCTGGCCTCCGGTGCGGTGACCGGAAAGATCGTCCTGACCGTCTGA
- a CDS encoding cysteine desulfurase-like protein produces MVFDVARVRGLHPTLGDGWIRFDSPKAMLTPDAVATTVSTAFRTSMPFDTGPHPLARRSAALLDAARWAVADLVGGDPAGVVLGADRALLLALLADASRSRLGLGYEAVVTRLDDDANIAPWCRAADRYGAKVQWAEIDIETGELPPWQWETLITPATRVVALPTASATLGSLVELGPATKQMHAVGGLVVLDHTAAAPYRLVDIDDLDADVLALNAISWGGPPVGALVFRDPSLIDTFAPVSLNPAATGPDRLELGAHQYGLLGGLVASIEYLANLDEAATGTRRERLAQSLASAADYLDQLLDYLLMSLRSLPLVMVLGEPAGRIPVLSFALHSVPAERVVQRLADNGILAIANAPSQALDAFGVNDVGGAVTVGLAHYSTPAEVDQLVRALASLG; encoded by the coding sequence ATGGTGTTCGACGTCGCCCGGGTGCGTGGTCTGCACCCGACGCTGGGCGACGGCTGGATACGTTTCGACTCGCCGAAGGCGATGTTGACCCCCGACGCGGTGGCCACCACCGTCTCGACCGCGTTTCGCACCTCGATGCCGTTCGACACCGGACCGCATCCGTTGGCCCGGCGCAGCGCTGCCCTGCTGGATGCTGCCCGGTGGGCCGTCGCCGACCTGGTTGGCGGCGATCCGGCCGGGGTGGTGCTGGGCGCCGACCGGGCACTGCTGCTCGCCCTGCTCGCCGATGCCTCCCGGTCCCGGCTGGGCCTGGGCTACGAAGCGGTGGTCACCCGGCTCGACGACGACGCCAACATCGCTCCGTGGTGCCGCGCCGCGGATCGCTACGGCGCGAAGGTGCAGTGGGCCGAGATCGACATCGAGACCGGCGAACTGCCGCCCTGGCAGTGGGAAACGCTGATCACCCCGGCGACCCGGGTAGTGGCGCTGCCCACCGCCTCGGCGACGCTCGGTTCCCTGGTGGAGTTGGGCCCGGCGACCAAGCAGATGCACGCCGTCGGCGGTCTGGTGGTGCTCGACCACACCGCCGCTGCGCCGTACCGACTGGTCGACATCGACGATCTGGACGCCGACGTGCTGGCGCTGAACGCCATCAGCTGGGGCGGCCCACCGGTCGGAGCATTGGTCTTCCGTGATCCGTCGCTGATCGACACCTTCGCCCCGGTGTCGCTGAACCCGGCCGCGACCGGACCGGACCGCCTGGAACTGGGCGCGCACCAGTACGGGCTGCTGGGCGGCCTGGTGGCCAGCATCGAGTACCTGGCCAATCTGGACGAGGCGGCCACCGGCACGCGGCGGGAACGGCTCGCCCAGTCGCTGGCCTCGGCCGCCGACTACCTCGATCAGCTGCTCGACTACCTGCTGATGTCGCTTCGTTCGCTGCCGCTGGTGATGGTGCTCGGCGAGCCCGCGGGCCGCATTCCGGTGCTCAGCTTCGCGCTGCACAGCGTGCCGGCCGAGCGGGTCGTGCAGCGGCTTGCCGACAACGGCATCCTGGCGATCGCGAACGCGCCGTCCCAGGCGCTCGACGCGTTCGGCGTCAACGACGTCGGCGGCGCGGTGACCGTCGGCCTGGCGCACTACTCGACACCCGCCGAGGTTGACCAGCTGGTCCGGGCGCTCGCCTCGCTGGGTTGA
- a CDS encoding DUF6541 family protein — translation MSFWYGLLAATVVMVVPGALLGRAGRLPWPAALAAGPALTYGVVALAIMPFGALGVPWNAGTALVALLVATAVVAGLPVVWSRLRGNAGNGTVAGPGDGIRTRPALLVAGGVMLGAAVVAWAAHRGLVNWQSIPSTWDSVWHANTIRWILDTGDASSLHMGELRNTDTHAELYYPSVFHALAAVLAQLTGAAPTTAYTLSALAAAVWLFPASAAVLTWTLMRARGERRPDGGANQWPAAAAAATAAVVSASFTALPYVEFNVAAVPNLVAYGVAVPTTVLVMSCLAHRGRIPLAVLAVVGLFSLHLTGGVVMVTFLVAWWCIDALWHPVRGRLADLGTLSAVGAPALVIMLPQFLGVLDQAEIIAGHAFVTGVGKKQALFNAVFQHTRHLNDWPIQNMLIACAALGAAVLLVRRVWWPLAVWLLLVAATVHSSAPFGGPIGALIRPYADLFYSDPRRLSAVVTMLLASWAGIGLYVLVVLAVAGARLAVRRWSLRDPGRRFWIGTAAALLVVSSLGLAWHYFPRNSLLMGRKYDSIMVNQKDLDAWEYLAGLPGARDSMIANANVDGSAWMYAVAGLHPLWTHYDFPVQQGPGLNRFIIWAYADDDHNPWVPMAVANLGIRYLMVSDTVVQQFHMPDGLVSLDTSRSWERIYNNGHARIYQWRGGAPPS, via the coding sequence GTGAGTTTTTGGTACGGGCTGTTGGCGGCAACCGTGGTGATGGTCGTCCCCGGTGCGTTGCTGGGCCGGGCAGGCCGGTTGCCCTGGCCGGCCGCGCTGGCCGCCGGGCCGGCACTGACCTACGGCGTCGTCGCCCTGGCAATCATGCCGTTCGGAGCCCTGGGTGTGCCCTGGAACGCCGGAACGGCGCTGGTCGCACTGCTCGTCGCCACCGCGGTCGTCGCGGGTTTGCCGGTGGTCTGGTCGCGGCTGCGCGGCAACGCCGGAAATGGCACCGTGGCCGGTCCCGGCGACGGGATCCGGACCCGGCCCGCGCTGCTGGTCGCCGGCGGCGTAATGCTGGGTGCGGCCGTCGTCGCGTGGGCCGCACACCGCGGTTTGGTGAACTGGCAGTCGATTCCCAGCACCTGGGATTCGGTGTGGCACGCCAACACCATCCGGTGGATTCTGGACACCGGCGACGCGTCCTCGCTGCACATGGGCGAGCTGCGCAACACCGACACCCACGCCGAGCTGTACTACCCGTCGGTCTTCCACGCGCTGGCCGCGGTGCTGGCCCAGCTGACCGGGGCGGCGCCGACCACGGCCTACACACTCAGTGCGCTGGCGGCCGCAGTGTGGCTGTTCCCGGCCAGCGCGGCGGTGCTCACCTGGACGCTGATGCGTGCCCGTGGCGAGCGGCGCCCCGACGGCGGCGCGAACCAGTGGCCGGCCGCCGCGGCCGCCGCGACGGCCGCGGTGGTCTCGGCGTCGTTCACCGCGCTGCCCTACGTCGAGTTCAACGTCGCGGCGGTGCCGAACCTGGTCGCCTACGGCGTCGCCGTACCCACCACCGTGCTGGTCATGTCCTGCCTGGCCCACCGCGGCCGGATCCCGCTGGCGGTGCTCGCCGTCGTCGGCCTGTTCTCCCTGCACCTGACCGGCGGGGTGGTCATGGTGACGTTCCTGGTGGCCTGGTGGTGCATCGACGCCCTGTGGCATCCAGTGCGCGGGCGGCTGGCCGACCTGGGCACTCTGAGCGCCGTCGGTGCCCCCGCCCTGGTGATCATGCTCCCGCAGTTCCTCGGTGTGCTCGACCAGGCCGAGATCATCGCCGGGCACGCGTTCGTCACCGGTGTCGGCAAGAAACAGGCGCTGTTCAACGCCGTGTTCCAGCACACCCGCCATCTCAACGACTGGCCGATCCAGAACATGCTGATCGCGTGCGCGGCGCTGGGCGCGGCGGTGCTGCTGGTCCGGCGGGTGTGGTGGCCGCTGGCGGTCTGGCTGCTGCTGGTGGCTGCCACCGTGCATTCCTCCGCGCCGTTCGGCGGCCCGATCGGCGCCCTCATCCGGCCCTACGCCGACCTGTTCTACAGCGATCCGCGCCGCTTGTCGGCGGTGGTGACCATGCTGCTGGCGTCCTGGGCGGGGATCGGGCTGTACGTCCTCGTCGTCCTGGCGGTGGCCGGTGCGCGGCTGGCGGTCCGGCGATGGTCGCTGCGCGACCCGGGCCGCCGGTTCTGGATCGGCACGGCGGCGGCGCTGCTGGTGGTGTCCTCGCTGGGACTGGCCTGGCACTACTTCCCGCGCAACAGCCTGCTTATGGGCCGCAAATACGACTCGATCATGGTCAACCAGAAGGATCTCGACGCCTGGGAGTACCTGGCCGGGCTGCCCGGCGCCCGGGACTCGATGATCGCCAACGCCAACGTGGACGGCAGCGCCTGGATGTACGCGGTGGCCGGGCTGCACCCGCTGTGGACCCACTACGACTTCCCGGTGCAGCAGGGCCCGGGTCTCAACCGGTTCATCATCTGGGCCTATGCCGACGACGATCACAATCCGTGGGTGCCGATGGCGGTGGCCAACCTCGGCATCCGTTATCTGATGGTCAGCGACACGGTGGTGCAACAGTTCCACATGCCCGACGGACTAGTGTCGTTGGACACCTCCCGGTCGTGGGAGCGCATCTACAACAACGGTCACGCCCGGATCTACCAGTGGCGCGGAGGAGCACCCCCATCGTGA
- a CDS encoding bacterial proteasome activator family protein codes for MARRSTPIVSSNDDIEVIGSPDARLLAAAVDDDETSVTDLVAQPAKVMRIGTMIKQLLEEVKAAPLDDASRTRLREIHRTSIAELQDGLAPELREELDRLALPFGEDAVPSDAELRIAQAQLVGWLEGLFHGIQTALFAQQMAARAQLEQMRQGSLPPGITGQQNPGPSGPGQPGTGQYL; via the coding sequence GTGGCGCGGAGGAGCACCCCCATCGTGAGCAGCAACGACGACATCGAGGTCATCGGCAGTCCGGACGCGCGCCTGCTGGCGGCGGCCGTCGACGACGACGAAACGTCGGTCACCGACCTGGTGGCGCAGCCGGCCAAGGTGATGCGGATCGGCACCATGATCAAGCAGCTGCTCGAAGAGGTGAAGGCCGCGCCGCTCGACGACGCCAGCCGAACCCGGTTGCGCGAGATCCACCGCACCTCCATCGCCGAGCTGCAGGACGGCCTGGCTCCGGAGCTGCGCGAGGAACTCGACCGGCTGGCGCTTCCGTTCGGCGAAGATGCGGTGCCCTCGGACGCCGAACTGCGGATCGCCCAGGCCCAGTTGGTCGGCTGGCTGGAAGGGCTGTTCCACGGCATCCAGACCGCGCTGTTCGCCCAGCAGATGGCCGCGCGCGCCCAGCTCGAACAGATGCGCCAGGGCTCCCTGCCGCCCGGCATCACCGGTCAGCAGAACCCCGGACCGTCGGGTCCCGGTCAGCCCGGCACCGGACAGTACCTGTAG
- the wzt gene encoding galactan export ABC transporter ATP-binding subunit Wzt/RfbE — protein MAEPSIEARDAWVEFPIFDAKSRSLKKAFLGKAGGAIGRNDSNVVVVEALRDITLDLKMGDRVGLVGHNGAGKSTLLRLLSGIYEPTRGVTRVTGRVAPVFDLGVGMDPEISGFENIIIRGLFLGQTRKQMLAKVDEIAEFTELGEYLSMPLRTYSTGMRVRLAMGVVTSIDPEILLLDEGIGAVDAEFLKKARGRLQSLVERSGILVFASHSNEFLARLCTSAKWIDHGAIRLTGGIEEVVGAYEGPDAARHVREVLAEGSDS, from the coding sequence GTGGCCGAACCGAGCATCGAGGCCCGCGACGCCTGGGTCGAATTCCCCATCTTCGACGCCAAGTCACGGTCGCTGAAGAAAGCCTTCCTGGGCAAGGCGGGCGGCGCGATCGGGCGCAACGACTCCAACGTCGTGGTGGTCGAAGCGCTGCGGGACATCACGCTGGACCTGAAGATGGGCGACCGGGTGGGTCTGGTCGGGCACAACGGTGCCGGCAAGTCCACGCTGCTGCGGCTGCTGTCGGGCATCTACGAACCCACCCGCGGGGTGACCCGGGTGACCGGCCGGGTGGCCCCGGTGTTCGACCTCGGCGTCGGGATGGACCCGGAGATCTCCGGGTTCGAGAACATCATCATCCGCGGCCTGTTCCTCGGCCAGACCCGCAAGCAGATGCTGGCCAAGGTCGACGAGATCGCCGAGTTCACCGAACTGGGCGAATACCTGTCCATGCCGCTGCGCACCTATTCCACCGGTATGCGGGTCCGGCTGGCGATGGGCGTGGTGACCAGCATCGACCCGGAGATCCTGCTGCTCGACGAGGGCATCGGCGCCGTCGACGCGGAGTTCCTGAAGAAGGCCCGCGGGCGGCTGCAGAGCCTGGTGGAGCGGTCCGGGATCCTGGTGTTCGCCAGCCATTCCAACGAGTTCCTGGCCCGGCTGTGCACCTCGGCGAAGTGGATCGACCACGGCGCCATCCGGTTGACCGGCGGGATCGAGGAGGTGGTCGGGGCCTACGAGGGTCCCGACGCGGCCCGGCACGTCCGTGAGGTGCTCGCCGAAGGCTCCGACTCATGA
- the glfT1 gene encoding galactofuranosyltransferase GlfT1 — protein MSQTVYAVVVTHRRPEQLAASLAVLSAQDRPVDHLIVVDNDAANDPDGQVRALVESRPVPATYLGSRHNLGGAGGFALGMLHALAAGADWIWCADDDGRPEGPGVLGALLDCARAHGLAEVSPMVCNIDDPDLLAFPLRRGLVWRRRVSELQSDDAGPAERPDLLPGIASLFNGALFAAATLDAVGVPDLRLFVRGDEVELHRRLVRSGLPFGTCLTAKYLHPCGTEEFKPILGGRMHTQYPDNPTKRFFTYRNRGYLLSQPGMRKLLPQEWLRFGWYFLVTRRDPAGLTEWVRLRRLGRQERFGEGIDT, from the coding sequence ATGAGCCAGACCGTGTACGCGGTGGTGGTCACGCATCGCCGGCCGGAGCAGTTGGCGGCGTCCCTGGCGGTGCTCTCGGCGCAGGACCGCCCGGTCGACCACCTGATCGTCGTCGACAACGACGCCGCCAACGACCCCGACGGCCAGGTGCGGGCGCTGGTGGAATCCCGGCCGGTGCCGGCCACCTATCTGGGTTCGCGCCACAATCTCGGCGGTGCCGGCGGCTTCGCCCTGGGCATGCTGCACGCGCTGGCCGCCGGCGCCGACTGGATCTGGTGCGCCGACGACGACGGCCGTCCGGAGGGTCCCGGGGTGCTCGGCGCCCTGCTGGATTGCGCGCGGGCCCACGGTCTGGCCGAGGTGTCGCCGATGGTCTGCAATATCGACGACCCCGATCTGCTGGCGTTCCCGCTGCGCCGCGGGCTGGTGTGGCGGCGGCGGGTCAGTGAACTGCAGTCCGACGACGCGGGGCCTGCCGAACGGCCCGACCTGCTGCCCGGGATCGCGTCGCTGTTCAACGGCGCGCTGTTCGCCGCCGCGACCCTCGATGCCGTCGGGGTACCGGACCTGCGGCTGTTCGTCCGCGGCGACGAGGTGGAACTGCACCGGCGGCTGGTCCGCTCGGGGTTGCCCTTCGGCACCTGCCTGACCGCGAAGTACCTGCACCCGTGCGGCACCGAGGAGTTCAAACCGATCCTCGGCGGCCGGATGCACACCCAGTACCCGGACAACCCCACCAAGCGGTTCTTCACCTACCGCAATCGCGGTTACCTGCTGTCCCAGCCCGGGATGCGCAAACTGCTGCCGCAGGAATGGCTGCGGTTCGGCTGGTACTTCCTGGTAACCCGCCGCGACCCGGCCGGACTCACCGAGTGGGTCCGGTTACGCCGCCTCGGCAGGCAGGAACGCTTCGGCGAAGGGATCGATACATGA
- the wzm gene encoding galactan export ABC transporter permease subunit Wzm/RfbD gives MTVIDAASDSRTFARAWRDLVDGFGKHELWLHLGWQDIKQRYRRSVLGPFWITIATATTAVAMGALYSQLFHLELAEHLPYVTLGLIVWNLINAAILEGADVFVANEGLIKQLPTPLSVHVYRLVWRQMILFGHNIVIYVVIAMIYPKPWSWADLAVIPALLVIMLNCVWVSLCFGILSTRYRDIAPLLASLVQLLFFMTPIIWNADTLSRQGADRWGKIIELNPLLHYLDIVRAPLLGAPQELRHWYVVLALTVIGWAVALLAMRQYRARVSYWV, from the coding sequence ATGACCGTCATCGACGCGGCGTCGGACTCCCGGACGTTCGCCCGGGCCTGGCGCGACCTGGTCGACGGGTTCGGCAAACACGAGCTGTGGCTGCACCTGGGCTGGCAGGACATCAAACAGCGGTACCGGCGCAGCGTGCTCGGCCCGTTCTGGATCACCATCGCCACCGCCACTACCGCGGTGGCCATGGGTGCCCTGTACTCCCAGCTGTTCCATCTGGAGCTGGCCGAGCACCTGCCCTACGTGACGCTCGGGCTGATCGTCTGGAACCTGATCAACGCCGCCATCCTGGAGGGAGCGGACGTCTTCGTCGCCAACGAGGGCCTGATCAAACAGTTGCCGACACCGTTGAGCGTGCACGTCTACCGGCTGGTGTGGCGGCAGATGATCCTGTTCGGCCACAACATCGTGATCTACGTGGTGATCGCGATGATCTACCCGAAACCGTGGTCGTGGGCGGATCTGGCCGTCATCCCGGCGCTGCTGGTGATCATGCTCAACTGCGTGTGGGTGTCGCTGTGCTTCGGGATCCTGAGCACCCGCTACCGCGATATCGCGCCCCTGCTGGCCTCCCTGGTGCAGTTGCTGTTCTTCATGACGCCGATCATCTGGAACGCCGACACCCTGTCGCGCCAGGGCGCCGACCGGTGGGGCAAGATCATCGAGCTGAACCCGCTGCTGCACTATCTGGACATCGTGCGGGCCCCGCTGCTCGGTGCACCTCAGGAACTGCGGCACTGGTACGTGGTACTGGCCCTGACGGTCATCGGCTGGGCGGTGGCGCTGCTGGCCATGCGGCAGTACCGCGCCCGGGTCTCCTACTGGGTGTAG
- a CDS encoding HdeD family acid-resistance protein, whose product MSAGESVISDTKDLARALWGVALTWGVIAVVLGVLMVIHPGNFAQVGAALFGIYLAVSGVAQVVSAFALGGSAGNRVLWFISGALSIVLAVLVFRYFDQGYGVWLLGIWIGIGFVFQGISEVALAAGDRDLPGRGWQILSGLLGVLAGLVMLAWPGLSMVALAQVAGIFLIVFGVLQVIRAFQLRGGARSLAESLSGE is encoded by the coding sequence GTGTCTGCGGGTGAATCGGTGATATCGGATACGAAGGACCTGGCGCGGGCCCTGTGGGGCGTCGCGCTGACCTGGGGCGTGATCGCCGTTGTGCTGGGCGTCCTGATGGTCATCCACCCGGGCAACTTCGCTCAGGTCGGGGCCGCGCTGTTCGGCATCTATCTGGCGGTATCCGGCGTGGCCCAGGTGGTTTCGGCGTTCGCTCTGGGCGGTTCGGCCGGAAACCGGGTGCTGTGGTTCATCAGCGGCGCCCTGTCGATCGTGCTGGCGGTGCTGGTGTTCCGGTACTTCGACCAGGGATACGGCGTCTGGCTGCTGGGCATCTGGATCGGCATCGGGTTTGTCTTCCAGGGCATTTCGGAGGTCGCGCTCGCGGCCGGCGACCGGGATCTGCCCGGGCGCGGCTGGCAGATCCTGTCGGGTCTGCTCGGCGTCCTCGCGGGTCTGGTCATGCTGGCCTGGCCCGGGCTGTCGATGGTCGCGCTGGCCCAGGTCGCCGGCATCTTCCTGATCGTCTTCGGCGTGCTGCAGGTCATCAGGGCATTCCAGCTGCGCGGCGGGGCCCGGTCGCTGGCGGAGAGCCTGTCCGGCGAATAG
- a CDS encoding PucR family transcriptional regulator: protein MPASDSHQRLADLGAMLENQIDELSRQVLARIRSDIAFYRDNDVITDDDLLRSAAANFRYVFRSLADDDFDTSPSEELGSARALAGVPRSAVMDAYRIAAHSAWDQMMGRPPENRLDRATLLAATARFWEAQDRYTDAMTTAYHDTATRLVLENAAEAAALTEALLKGQPLGDYSVWDVASLLQLPTRGPFAVIAAAPPRVGRQPLPGIDPMLRSLEVSSAWRLQADLLIGIVALPSATLLEQVVQLLERATSTNVGVSPLFYRLPDTATYLRYARVAMAAPTGSGARVCVFQDSLLAVAAVSSPEVNRKITEVTLGSFRTLPVEERRTLQETFSAWADNAGSIPATAAALFCHPNTVRNRLHRIEEHTGRSLTSPRDLAELCLAFETAAHLPEDPADGDTGTDPA, encoded by the coding sequence ATGCCCGCCTCGGACAGCCATCAACGCCTCGCCGACCTCGGCGCGATGCTGGAAAACCAGATCGACGAGTTGAGCCGTCAGGTGCTCGCACGCATCCGCTCCGACATCGCGTTCTACCGGGACAACGACGTGATCACCGACGACGACCTGCTGCGGTCGGCGGCAGCAAACTTCCGGTACGTCTTCCGCTCGCTCGCCGACGACGACTTCGACACCAGCCCCTCGGAGGAGCTCGGCAGCGCCCGGGCCCTGGCCGGCGTCCCCCGCTCGGCGGTGATGGACGCCTACCGGATCGCCGCGCACAGCGCGTGGGACCAGATGATGGGCAGACCGCCCGAGAACCGACTGGACCGGGCAACGCTGCTGGCCGCGACGGCCCGGTTCTGGGAGGCCCAGGACCGTTACACCGACGCGATGACCACGGCCTACCACGACACCGCCACCCGCCTGGTGCTGGAGAACGCCGCGGAGGCGGCCGCCCTCACCGAGGCGCTGCTGAAGGGCCAGCCGCTCGGCGACTACAGCGTGTGGGACGTCGCGTCGCTGTTGCAGCTGCCGACCCGGGGACCGTTCGCGGTGATCGCGGCCGCGCCGCCACGAGTGGGCCGCCAGCCGCTGCCCGGAATCGACCCGATGTTGCGCAGTCTGGAAGTGTCGTCGGCCTGGCGCCTGCAGGCCGACCTGCTCATCGGCATCGTGGCGCTGCCGTCGGCGACCCTGCTCGAGCAGGTGGTGCAGCTGCTGGAGCGGGCCACCTCGACCAACGTCGGGGTGAGCCCGCTGTTCTACCGGTTGCCCGACACCGCGACCTACCTGCGCTACGCCCGGGTCGCGATGGCCGCGCCGACCGGATCGGGCGCTCGAGTGTGCGTCTTCCAGGATTCGCTGCTGGCAGTGGCCGCGGTGAGCTCACCGGAGGTGAACCGGAAGATCACCGAAGTCACCCTGGGTTCGTTCCGCACCCTGCCGGTCGAGGAACGCCGCACCCTGCAGGAGACGTTCTCCGCCTGGGCGGACAACGCCGGATCGATCCCGGCCACGGCCGCCGCGCTGTTCTGCCACCCCAATACCGTGCGGAATCGATTGCACCGCATCGAGGAGCACACCGGCCGCTCCCTGACCTCGCCGCGCGACCTCGCCGAACTGTGCCTGGCCTTCGAGACCGCCGCGCACCTGCCCGAGGACCCCGCCGACGGTGACACCGGAACGGACCCGGCTTGA